Proteins from a genomic interval of Pseudomonas paeninsulae:
- a CDS encoding extracellular solute-binding protein, producing MNIFGKTLLALSLAGAVAGAAQAEDKVLHVYNWSDYIAEDTIANFEKETGIKVVYDVFDSNETLEAKLLSGRSGYDVVVPSNQFLAKQIKAGVFQKLDRSKLPNWKNLNPDLLNALQKSDPGNQYAFPYLWGTTGIGYNPAKVKAALGVDKIDSWDAVFKPENMAKLKECGVSMLDAPEEIYAAALHYLGKDPIAKSPADVKAAEELLLTVRPYITYFHSSKYISDLANGNTCVAVGWSGDVFQAQARAEEAKNGVPVAYAIPKEGAATFFDMMAIPADAKNSEEAYTFLNYILTPEVIAPISDYVAYPNANSAAKPLVSEDIRNNPGIYPSEDVMKKLYAFSLLSPKVQRAMTRSWTKVKSGR from the coding sequence ATGAATATATTCGGCAAAACCCTTCTCGCGTTGTCCCTCGCCGGGGCGGTGGCGGGTGCCGCGCAGGCCGAGGACAAAGTACTGCACGTCTACAACTGGTCGGATTACATCGCCGAAGACACCATCGCCAACTTCGAGAAGGAAACCGGCATCAAGGTGGTCTACGACGTCTTCGACAGCAACGAAACCCTGGAAGCCAAGCTGCTTTCCGGCCGCTCGGGCTACGACGTGGTGGTGCCGTCCAACCAGTTCCTCGCCAAGCAGATCAAGGCTGGCGTGTTCCAGAAGCTCGACAGGTCCAAGTTGCCGAACTGGAAAAACCTCAACCCGGACCTGCTAAACGCTCTGCAAAAGTCTGACCCGGGTAACCAGTACGCTTTCCCCTATTTGTGGGGCACCACCGGCATCGGTTACAACCCGGCCAAGGTCAAGGCTGCACTGGGTGTCGACAAGATCGACTCCTGGGACGCGGTGTTCAAACCGGAGAACATGGCGAAGCTCAAGGAGTGTGGCGTCTCCATGCTTGATGCGCCGGAGGAGATTTACGCCGCCGCGCTGCACTACCTGGGCAAGGATCCGATCGCGAAAAGCCCGGCAGATGTGAAGGCGGCTGAAGAATTGCTGCTGACAGTCCGTCCGTACATCACCTACTTCCATTCCTCCAAGTACATCTCCGACCTGGCCAACGGCAACACCTGCGTGGCGGTTGGCTGGTCCGGCGACGTGTTCCAGGCCCAGGCCCGCGCCGAGGAAGCGAAGAACGGCGTACCGGTGGCCTATGCGATTCCGAAAGAAGGCGCCGCCACCTTCTTCGACATGATGGCCATTCCGGCCGATGCCAAGAACTCCGAGGAGGCCTATACCTTCCTCAACTACATCCTCACCCCGGAAGTGATCGCCCCGATCTCCGACTACGTGGCCTACCCCAACGCCAACAGCGCCGCCAAACCGTTGGTGTCGGAGGACATTCGCAACAACCCGGGTATTTACCCGTCCGAAGACGTGATGAAGAAGCTGTATGCCTTCAGCCTACTGAGCCCGAAAGTGCAGCGCGCGATGACGCGTAGCTGGACCAAGGTGAAATCGGGACGTTAA
- a CDS encoding polyamine ABC transporter substrate-binding protein, which produces MRTPFATTLTASALALGLAATAQAESTVHIYNWSDYIGENTLTEFQQATGIKPLYDVFDSNETLEGKLLAGRSGYDVVVPSNHFLGKQIKAGAFQKLDRGQLPNWQNLDPALLKQLQANDPGNQYSVPYLWGTNGIGYNAEKVKAALGVDKIDSWATVFEPENMQKLASCGVSFLDSADEMIPAVLNYLGLDPNSRNPDDYKQAEAKLLAVRPYVTYFHSSKYIGDLANGNICVAVGFSGDMLQAAGRAEEAGKGIEIAYAIPQEGANLWFDMLAIPVDAANVKEAHAFINYLLEPAVIAGISDYVGYANPNPKAGELMDQDVRNDEAVYPPQAVLDKLYISAELPKKVQRRMTRSWTKVKSGR; this is translated from the coding sequence ATGCGTACTCCCTTCGCGACAACCCTGACAGCCAGCGCCCTGGCGCTTGGTTTGGCGGCCACTGCCCAGGCTGAGTCGACCGTACATATTTACAACTGGAGCGATTACATCGGTGAAAACACCCTCACCGAATTCCAGCAGGCGACGGGCATCAAACCGCTCTACGACGTCTTCGACTCCAACGAAACCCTTGAAGGCAAACTGCTCGCCGGGCGTTCCGGCTATGACGTGGTGGTACCTTCCAACCATTTCCTCGGCAAACAGATCAAGGCCGGTGCCTTTCAGAAGCTTGACCGCGGCCAGCTGCCGAATTGGCAGAACCTTGATCCGGCGCTGCTCAAGCAGCTGCAGGCTAACGATCCGGGCAACCAGTATTCGGTGCCTTACCTGTGGGGCACCAATGGCATCGGCTACAACGCCGAGAAGGTCAAGGCTGCGCTCGGGGTCGACAAGATCGACTCCTGGGCTACGGTCTTCGAGCCGGAAAATATGCAGAAGCTTGCCAGCTGTGGCGTGAGCTTCCTCGACTCGGCCGACGAGATGATCCCGGCGGTGCTCAACTACCTGGGCCTCGATCCCAACAGCCGCAACCCGGATGACTACAAGCAGGCCGAAGCCAAGTTGCTGGCCGTGCGACCCTATGTCACCTACTTCCACTCCTCCAAGTACATCGGCGACCTGGCCAACGGCAATATCTGCGTAGCCGTTGGCTTCTCCGGCGACATGCTGCAGGCCGCCGGCCGCGCCGAAGAGGCTGGCAAGGGCATCGAGATCGCTTATGCGATTCCTCAAGAGGGCGCCAACCTGTGGTTCGACATGCTGGCCATTCCGGTCGATGCGGCGAACGTCAAGGAGGCCCACGCCTTCATCAACTACCTGCTGGAACCGGCAGTAATCGCCGGGATCAGCGATTACGTCGGCTATGCCAATCCCAACCCCAAGGCCGGTGAGTTGATGGATCAGGACGTGCGCAACGACGAGGCGGTGTACCCGCCGCAAGCAGTTTTGGACAAGTTATACATCTCGGCGGAGTTGCCGAAAAAAGTGCAGCGGCGGATGACCCGCAGTTGGACCAAGGTCAAATCAGGCCGGTAA
- a CDS encoding ABC transporter ATP-binding protein yields MAVASSAYKKVLEGDQQPKEVLVKIDRVTKKFDEAVAVDDVSLTINKGEIFALLGGSGSGKSTLLRMLAGFERPTDGRIYLDGEDITDMPPYERPINMMFQSYALFPHMSVADNIAFGLKQDKKSRAEIDARVEEMLKLVQMSEYARRKPHQLSGGQRQRVALARSLAKSPKLLLLDEPMGALDKKLRSQMQLELVEIIERVGVTCVMVTHDQEEAMTMAQRVAIMHQGWIAQIGSPVDIYETPTSRLVCEFVGNVNLFEGQVVEDAEGHALIDSPDLERNIFVGHGVSTSVQDKSITYAIRPEKLLVTTQKPDCEYNWSRGTVHDIAYLGGHSVFHVELPSGKIVQSFVANAERRGARPTWDDEVYVWWEDDSGVALRS; encoded by the coding sequence ATGGCAGTTGCTTCTAGTGCCTATAAAAAGGTTCTCGAGGGCGATCAGCAACCCAAAGAGGTGTTGGTCAAAATCGATCGTGTGACGAAGAAGTTCGACGAGGCGGTCGCCGTCGATGATGTTTCTCTGACCATCAACAAAGGCGAAATTTTCGCCCTGCTCGGCGGCTCTGGCTCGGGTAAATCCACCCTGCTGCGCATGCTCGCCGGCTTCGAGCGGCCGACCGACGGGCGCATCTACCTCGATGGCGAAGACATCACCGATATGCCGCCGTACGAGCGGCCGATCAACATGATGTTCCAGTCCTATGCGCTGTTCCCGCATATGAGCGTGGCCGACAACATCGCCTTCGGCCTCAAGCAGGACAAAAAGTCCAGGGCCGAGATCGATGCCCGGGTCGAGGAAATGCTCAAGCTGGTACAGATGAGCGAGTACGCCAGGCGCAAACCGCACCAGCTGTCCGGTGGCCAGCGTCAGCGCGTGGCCCTGGCCCGTTCGCTGGCCAAGAGCCCGAAACTGCTGCTGCTCGACGAGCCGATGGGGGCGCTGGACAAGAAGCTGCGCTCGCAGATGCAGTTGGAACTGGTGGAGATCATCGAGCGAGTTGGTGTGACCTGCGTGATGGTGACCCACGATCAGGAAGAGGCCATGACCATGGCCCAGCGCGTGGCCATCATGCATCAGGGCTGGATCGCCCAGATCGGCAGCCCGGTGGATATCTACGAGACCCCGACCAGCCGCCTGGTCTGCGAGTTCGTCGGCAACGTCAACCTGTTCGAAGGCCAGGTGGTGGAAGACGCCGAAGGTCACGCGCTGATCGACAGCCCGGACCTGGAGCGCAATATCTTCGTCGGTCACGGCGTCAGCACCTCGGTGCAGGACAAGAGCATCACCTACGCGATTCGCCCGGAGAAGTTGCTGGTCACCACGCAAAAGCCCGACTGTGAGTACAACTGGTCGCGCGGCACCGTGCACGACATTGCCTACCTGGGTGGTCACTCGGTGTTCCATGTCGAGTTGCCGAGCGGCAAAATTGTCCAGTCCTTCGTCGCCAATGCCGAACGCCGCGGCGCGCGGCCGACCTGGGATGATGAAGTCTATGTCTGGTGGGAGGATGACAGCGGGGTGGCATTGCGCTCATGA
- a CDS encoding ABC transporter permease subunit — MPKGRHFVIGVPFLWLFMFFLLPFIIVLKISFAEADVAIPPYTEIYAWAEQQLSIVINLSNYIFLSEDDLYLAAYLGSLQMAFFSTLLCVLIGYPMAYAIARADKDMQMVFLLLIMMPTWTAILIRVYAWMGILSSNGLLNSLLLSLGLIDDPIRILNTNIAVYIGIVYSYLPFMVLPLYANLVKHDQSLLEAASDLGSSTYNSFWKITVPLSKNGIIAGCMLVFIPVVGEFVIPELLGGPETLMIGKILWQEFFNNRDWPVASALAVVMLAVLIIPIILFNRSQAKEMEGRA; from the coding sequence ATGCCCAAAGGCCGGCACTTCGTCATCGGTGTGCCGTTCCTTTGGCTGTTCATGTTCTTCCTGCTGCCCTTCATCATCGTGTTGAAGATCAGCTTTGCCGAAGCCGACGTGGCCATTCCACCCTATACCGAGATCTACGCCTGGGCGGAACAGCAGCTGTCGATTGTCATCAACCTGAGCAACTACATCTTCCTCAGCGAAGACGACCTGTATCTGGCCGCCTACCTCGGCTCGTTGCAGATGGCCTTCTTCAGCACCCTGCTGTGTGTGCTGATCGGTTATCCGATGGCCTATGCCATTGCCCGTGCCGATAAGGACATGCAGATGGTGTTCCTGCTGCTGATCATGATGCCGACCTGGACGGCGATCCTGATCCGCGTGTATGCCTGGATGGGCATCCTCAGCAGCAACGGCCTGCTCAACAGCCTGCTGCTGAGCCTGGGTCTGATCGACGATCCGATCCGCATCCTCAACACCAACATCGCGGTGTATATCGGTATCGTCTATTCGTACCTGCCGTTTATGGTGTTGCCGCTCTACGCCAACCTGGTCAAGCACGATCAGAGCCTGCTGGAGGCCGCTTCGGACCTGGGCTCGAGCACCTACAACAGCTTCTGGAAAATCACCGTGCCGCTGTCGAAGAACGGCATCATCGCCGGCTGCATGCTGGTGTTCATTCCGGTGGTCGGCGAGTTTGTGATTCCTGAACTGCTCGGTGGCCCGGAGACGCTGATGATCGGCAAGATACTCTGGCAAGAGTTCTTCAATAATCGTGACTGGCCGGTGGCTTCCGCCTTGGCGGTGGTGATGCTGGCGGTGCTGATCATCCCGATCATTCTGTTCAACCGTAGCCAGGCCAAAGAAATGGAGGGCAGAGCATGA
- a CDS encoding ABC transporter permease subunit — MKGFSFSRFMLWAGFAFIYLPMLILVIYSFNSSRLVTVWGGWSIKWYVGLLDNTQLMNAVMRSLEIACYTAIAAVILGTMAAFVLTRVTRFKGRTVFGGLVTAPLVMPEVITGLSLLLLFVAMAQLIGWPAERGILTIWIAHTTFCTAYVSVVVSSRLRELDLSIEEAAMDLGAKPFKVFFLITIPMIAPSLAAGGMMSFALSLDDLVLASFVSGPGSTTLPMEVFSAVRLGVKPEINAIASLILLSVSLMTFIIWFFARRAEVRRKKAVQQAMDETTGIREQQGPDSRRDPSQVQAPA, encoded by the coding sequence ATGAAAGGTTTCAGTTTCTCCCGCTTCATGTTGTGGGCGGGCTTCGCGTTCATCTACCTGCCGATGCTGATCCTGGTGATCTACTCGTTCAACAGCTCCCGTCTGGTCACGGTCTGGGGCGGTTGGTCGATCAAGTGGTACGTCGGCCTGCTCGACAACACCCAGCTGATGAACGCGGTAATGCGCTCCCTGGAAATCGCCTGCTACACCGCGATTGCCGCGGTTATCCTCGGCACCATGGCCGCCTTCGTCCTGACCCGGGTGACCCGCTTCAAGGGTCGCACCGTGTTCGGCGGGCTGGTCACGGCGCCGTTGGTGATGCCGGAAGTGATCACCGGTCTGTCGCTGTTGCTGCTGTTCGTGGCCATGGCCCAGTTGATCGGCTGGCCGGCCGAGCGCGGCATCCTGACCATCTGGATCGCCCACACCACCTTTTGCACCGCCTACGTGTCGGTGGTGGTGTCCTCGCGTCTGCGTGAACTGGACCTGTCCATCGAGGAGGCGGCCATGGACCTGGGCGCCAAGCCGTTTAAGGTGTTCTTCCTGATCACCATTCCGATGATCGCGCCGTCCTTGGCGGCCGGCGGCATGATGTCCTTCGCCCTGTCGCTGGACGACCTGGTGCTGGCCAGCTTCGTTTCCGGTCCCGGTTCCACCACCCTGCCGATGGAGGTGTTCTCCGCCGTGCGACTGGGCGTGAAGCCGGAGATCAACGCGATCGCCAGCCTGATCCTGTTGTCGGTGTCGCTGATGACTTTCATTATCTGGTTCTTCGCCCGCCGGGCCGAGGTCAGGCGCAAGAAGGCCGTACAGCAAGCCATGGACGAAACCACGGGCATCCGCGAGCAGCAGGGCCCGGACAGCCGCCGCGATCCGTCGCAGGTGCAAGCGCCCGCCTAG
- a CDS encoding DNA topoisomerase III produces the protein MRLFLCEKPSQAKDIAKVLGATRRGDGCWLGSNLTVTWCIGHLLETAPPDAYDARYKRWVLSDLPIIPERWKMLVKPKTAGQFKAVKRLLGEADELVIATDADREGEMIARELVEHCRYRGPIQRLWLSALDDASIRKALAALKPGAETFSLYHSALGRSRADWLIGMNMSRLFTLLGQQSGYQGVLPVGRVQTPTLRLVVDRDRSIGAFVPLPYWAIEVPLLADGTAFSAQWRAAADVCDEQGRCLNQVLAQEAAIAMGNAGSARVVKLRTERNREAPPLLFDLGTLQEVCSKKLGLGAQETLDIAQALYETHKLITYPRSDCGYLPLSQHAEASAILVALGRADPGLAGLLAHLDPQRRSRAWNDAKVSAHHGIIPTAAAQNLERLAGKQRAVYTLIRARYLAQFLPNHEYDRTQADFDCAGQALRAVGKVIVESGWRRALPEALTPAKGREAPPAQALPALREGQDCAVVDVTLKDLWTQPPKPFTEGDLIKAMKNVAKLVDDPRLKQKLKDTTGIGTEATRAGIIQGLLDRGYLLKQGKALAATPAAFSLIDAVPRAIADPGTTAIWEQALDMVQSGEMSLDEFVAKQSAWMSKQVQRCAGLRLTISGPASPAAATPWKGKRKTGKRKATVGSKRGGKPVGRE, from the coding sequence ATGCGGCTCTTCCTCTGTGAAAAACCTTCCCAGGCCAAAGACATCGCCAAGGTGCTCGGGGCCACCCGGCGTGGCGATGGCTGCTGGCTGGGCAGCAACCTGACGGTGACCTGGTGCATTGGCCACCTGCTGGAAACCGCGCCACCGGACGCCTACGACGCACGCTACAAACGCTGGGTGCTGAGTGACCTGCCGATCATCCCCGAGCGCTGGAAGATGCTGGTAAAGCCCAAGACTGCCGGCCAGTTCAAGGCGGTCAAGCGCCTGCTCGGCGAAGCCGACGAGCTGGTGATCGCCACCGACGCCGACCGCGAGGGCGAGATGATCGCCCGCGAGCTGGTCGAACATTGCCGCTATCGTGGGCCGATCCAGCGCCTGTGGCTGTCGGCCCTGGACGATGCCTCGATCCGCAAGGCCCTGGCCGCGCTCAAGCCCGGCGCCGAGACCTTCAGCCTCTACCATTCGGCGCTGGGCCGCTCGCGCGCCGACTGGCTGATCGGCATGAACATGAGCCGGCTGTTCACCCTGCTCGGCCAGCAGTCCGGTTATCAGGGCGTGCTGCCGGTGGGCCGGGTGCAGACCCCGACCCTGCGCCTGGTGGTCGATCGCGACCGCAGCATCGGCGCTTTCGTGCCGCTACCGTACTGGGCTATCGAGGTGCCGCTGCTGGCCGACGGCACCGCGTTCAGCGCCCAGTGGCGCGCCGCGGCGGATGTCTGCGACGAGCAGGGCCGTTGCCTCAATCAGGTGCTGGCGCAGGAGGCGGCGATCGCCATGGGTAATGCTGGCAGCGCGCGGGTGGTGAAACTGCGCACCGAGCGCAATCGCGAAGCGCCGCCGCTGCTGTTCGATCTGGGCACCCTGCAGGAAGTCTGCTCCAAGAAGCTCGGCCTCGGCGCTCAGGAAACCCTGGATATCGCCCAGGCGCTCTACGAAACCCACAAGCTCATCACTTACCCGCGCAGCGATTGCGGCTACCTGCCGCTCAGCCAGCACGCCGAGGCGTCGGCTATCCTCGTCGCGCTGGGCCGGGCCGATCCAGGTCTGGCCGGCCTGCTCGCACACTTGGACCCGCAGCGCCGCTCGCGGGCCTGGAACGACGCCAAGGTCAGCGCCCACCACGGCATCATCCCGACCGCCGCCGCGCAGAACCTGGAACGCCTGGCCGGCAAGCAACGGGCGGTCTATACCCTGATTCGCGCGCGCTACCTGGCGCAGTTCCTGCCCAACCACGAATACGATCGCACCCAGGCCGATTTCGACTGCGCCGGCCAAGCCCTGCGCGCGGTCGGCAAGGTGATCGTCGAGTCCGGCTGGCGCCGTGCATTGCCCGAAGCCCTGACGCCGGCCAAGGGCCGCGAAGCGCCCCCCGCACAAGCACTGCCGGCCCTGCGCGAAGGGCAGGACTGCGCGGTGGTGGACGTGACCCTCAAGGACCTCTGGACCCAGCCGCCGAAGCCCTTCACCGAGGGCGATCTGATCAAGGCGATGAAAAACGTCGCCAAACTGGTCGACGACCCACGGCTCAAACAAAAACTCAAGGACACCACCGGCATCGGCACCGAAGCGACCCGCGCCGGCATCATCCAGGGCCTGCTCGATCGCGGCTACCTGCTCAAACAGGGCAAGGCCCTGGCCGCTACCCCGGCCGCCTTCAGCCTGATCGACGCCGTGCCCCGCGCCATCGCCGACCCCGGCACCACGGCAATCTGGGAGCAGGCGCTGGACATGGTGCAGAGCGGCGAGATGAGCCTGGACGAATTCGTCGCCAAACAGTCGGCCTGGATGAGCAAGCAGGTGCAACGCTGCGCCGGCCTGCGCCTGACCATCAGCGGCCCCGCCAGCCCGGCTGCTGCTACGCCCTGGAAGGGCAAACGCAAGACCGGCAAGCGCAAGGCGACGGTAGGGAGTAAGCGGGGTGGCAAGCCGGTTGGGCGGGAGTGA
- the sugE gene encoding quaternary ammonium compound efflux SMR transporter SugE yields MNWLILILAGLFEIGWAIGLKYTDGFTRLWPTVGTVLAMVISLGLLGIAMKSLPVGTAYAIWVGVGAVGTALLGIVLLGEPANAGRLVSLALILAGIIGLKMATPA; encoded by the coding sequence ATGAACTGGCTCATTCTTATTCTTGCTGGGTTGTTTGAAATCGGTTGGGCTATAGGACTTAAATACACCGATGGCTTTACGCGCCTTTGGCCAACGGTTGGCACCGTACTCGCGATGGTGATTAGCCTTGGGCTACTAGGTATTGCCATGAAGTCGCTCCCCGTGGGCACCGCCTATGCAATATGGGTTGGCGTCGGTGCGGTCGGCACAGCGCTACTGGGGATTGTCTTGCTTGGCGAGCCCGCGAACGCAGGCCGGCTAGTGAGTCTCGCGCTCATTCTTGCAGGCATTATTGGCCTGAAAATGGCTACGCCGGCCTAA
- a CDS encoding DUF6436 domain-containing protein has translation MSRPSRKTLLASLIALLWIAAMLAAFWWFEARYVRPFDQQTALFAGAELRLPAELAGPGPIRLVHFWDPACPCNVGNQQHLGELIEHFGPLGVSFHAVQKPGSKGQLPATLSAMQALAPLPGSAGIPASPAVAIWDKQGQLAYFGPYSEGLTCNSSNSFIEPILEALAAGRPVNASNTMAVGCFCQWPTETVD, from the coding sequence ATGTCCCGCCCCAGCCGCAAGACCCTGCTCGCCAGCCTCATCGCACTGCTCTGGATAGCCGCCATGCTTGCCGCATTCTGGTGGTTCGAGGCGCGCTATGTGCGTCCGTTCGACCAGCAGACCGCACTGTTCGCCGGCGCCGAACTGCGCCTGCCCGCGGAACTGGCCGGCCCCGGGCCGATTCGCCTGGTGCACTTCTGGGACCCGGCCTGCCCGTGCAATGTCGGCAACCAGCAACACTTGGGCGAACTGATCGAGCACTTCGGCCCCCTGGGCGTGAGCTTCCATGCCGTGCAAAAGCCTGGCAGCAAGGGCCAGTTACCGGCCACCTTGAGCGCAATGCAAGCCCTTGCCCCGCTCCCCGGCAGCGCCGGCATACCGGCCAGCCCGGCGGTGGCGATCTGGGACAAGCAGGGCCAGCTGGCCTATTTCGGCCCCTACAGCGAAGGCCTCACCTGCAATTCGAGCAACAGCTTTATCGAGCCGATCCTCGAGGCCCTGGCCGCCGGCCGTCCGGTCAACGCCAGCAACACCATGGCGGTCGGTTGCTTCTGCCAGTGGCCGACGGAAACCGTCGACTGA
- a CDS encoding phospholipase BipL translates to MPERFQPADLVANLRPLAAATMALPHEQAYRRFYGFEQLPTEGSLLGYFQVGAYRIAAQVWLPQAPRATLLLIHGYYDHSGLYRHVIEWALGLGFAVLAIDLPGHGLSSGARASIGDFAEYQLVLQGALEQAAALDLPQPWHLCGQSTGGAILIDYLLTGKPRPEVGETILLAPLVRPRAWAWSQLSYRLLKPFIREIPRRFSDNSSDPEFIDFVHNRDPLQPRSLPTAWVGALSQWVPRIEGAPRSTRSPLIIQGEADRTVDWQHNLKLLQDKFAAPEILRLAEARHHLANESVALRQHYFNFLRERLV, encoded by the coding sequence ATGCCAGAACGTTTTCAGCCCGCAGACCTGGTCGCCAATTTGCGCCCCTTGGCCGCCGCGACCATGGCTTTGCCGCATGAGCAGGCGTACCGGCGTTTCTACGGTTTCGAGCAGTTACCGACCGAAGGCAGCCTGCTCGGCTATTTTCAGGTCGGCGCCTACCGGATTGCCGCTCAGGTCTGGTTGCCGCAGGCTCCGCGCGCCACCTTGCTGTTAATCCATGGCTATTACGATCACAGCGGTCTGTATCGCCATGTGATCGAGTGGGCGCTTGGCCTGGGCTTTGCCGTGCTGGCGATCGACCTGCCGGGGCACGGCCTGTCCAGCGGTGCGCGCGCCAGCATCGGCGACTTCGCCGAGTATCAGCTGGTGCTGCAGGGTGCGCTGGAGCAGGCCGCCGCCCTTGACCTGCCGCAGCCCTGGCACCTGTGCGGGCAAAGTACCGGCGGCGCGATCCTGATCGACTATCTGTTGACCGGCAAACCCAGGCCAGAGGTGGGCGAAACGATTCTGCTGGCGCCGCTGGTGCGGCCGCGGGCCTGGGCCTGGTCGCAGTTGAGCTATCGCCTGCTGAAGCCCTTCATCCGCGAGATTCCACGGCGCTTCAGCGACAACTCGAGCGACCCCGAGTTTATCGACTTCGTGCACAACCGCGATCCGTTGCAGCCGCGCAGCCTGCCAACCGCCTGGGTCGGCGCCTTGAGCCAATGGGTGCCACGGATCGAGGGGGCGCCACGCAGCACGCGCAGTCCGCTGATCATCCAGGGCGAAGCGGACAGGACCGTGGACTGGCAGCACAACCTGAAGCTATTGCAGGACAAGTTCGCCGCGCCGGAGATTTTGCGCCTGGCCGAGGCGCGCCATCACCTGGCCAACGAATCAGTGGCTCTGCGTCAGCACTATTTCAATTTTCTGCGTGAGCGGCTGGTCTGA
- a CDS encoding 2OG-Fe(II) oxygenase, translated as MSISTHSALLARIVDDLAEQGWSLQPIFAPQSLTLELADECRKRAARGDLTPASIGRGTGQEIREGVRGDRIQWLDAGLSSACDHYLALMDGLRQALNRELYLGLEDYECHFASYPPGAFYQKHLDRFRSDDRRAVSAVFYLNPDWQPEQGGALRLYLPDATTRDVPPEAGSLLVFLSADMPHEVLPATRERLSLTGWFRRRGDDPL; from the coding sequence ATGTCTATTTCAACTCATTCTGCGCTGTTAGCGCGCATCGTTGACGATCTGGCCGAACAAGGCTGGTCGTTACAACCCATTTTCGCTCCTCAGTCTCTGACCCTTGAACTGGCCGATGAGTGCCGCAAACGTGCTGCACGGGGTGATTTGACCCCCGCCAGCATTGGCCGTGGCACTGGCCAGGAGATACGCGAAGGGGTGCGCGGCGATCGTATTCAATGGCTGGATGCCGGCTTGTCGTCGGCTTGCGACCATTATCTGGCACTGATGGACGGACTGCGTCAGGCGCTCAACCGTGAGCTATATCTGGGCCTGGAAGATTACGAGTGCCACTTCGCCTCGTACCCGCCTGGCGCCTTCTATCAGAAACATCTCGATCGCTTCCGCAGTGACGACCGCCGTGCGGTGTCGGCGGTGTTCTATCTCAACCCGGATTGGCAGCCCGAGCAGGGAGGTGCCTTGCGGCTGTACCTACCTGATGCGACGACGCGCGATGTGCCGCCAGAGGCCGGCAGTCTGCTGGTGTTCCTTTCCGCCGACATGCCCCATGAAGTGTTGCCGGCGACCCGCGAGCGCTTGTCGCTGACCGGCTGGTTCCGTCGCCGCGGCGACGACCCGCTGTAG
- a CDS encoding DUF523 domain-containing protein, producing the protein MQKILVSRCLLGHRVRYDGGAHGPFDLLQRWQAEGRVVALCPEVAGGLPTPRPAAEIPSGQGAQVLDGLLPVLTIDGGNVTAAFVAGAEQALALVQQHGIRLALLKARSPSCGNLENYDGSFSGRKVAGEGVTAALLKRSGVQVFSEEQLPAAALALARLEDTDSGTIESG; encoded by the coding sequence ATGCAGAAGATTCTGGTCAGTCGCTGTCTGCTTGGCCACCGCGTGCGTTATGACGGTGGCGCCCACGGCCCCTTCGATCTGCTCCAGCGCTGGCAGGCCGAGGGCCGGGTGGTCGCGCTCTGCCCGGAGGTCGCCGGCGGTTTGCCGACGCCTCGACCCGCGGCGGAAATCCCCTCAGGCCAAGGCGCGCAGGTGCTCGACGGCCTGCTGCCGGTACTGACCATCGATGGCGGGAACGTCACGGCGGCCTTTGTCGCCGGCGCCGAACAGGCGCTGGCGCTGGTCCAGCAGCACGGCATCCGCCTGGCGTTGCTCAAGGCGCGCAGCCCGTCGTGCGGCAACCTGGAAAACTACGACGGCAGTTTCAGCGGCCGCAAGGTTGCAGGCGAAGGCGTCACGGCGGCCCTGCTCAAGCGTTCGGGCGTGCAGGTGTTCAGCGAGGAGCAGTTGCCCGCAGCGGCGTTGGCCCTGGCGAGGCTGGAAGATACTGACAGTGGAACGATCGAGTCAGGCTAG
- a CDS encoding DUF4399 domain-containing protein, translating to MKTLRTGFGLAAALLSASGLALAAVPHTAAPSGAAVYFIELADGATVGQTFTVKFGLKGMGVAPAGIDAPATGHHHLLIDLEDAPAMNQPLAMTDSLRHFGKGQTETELSLPPGTHTLQLLVGDNNHVPLVPPVISKKITVTVQ from the coding sequence ATGAAAACATTACGCACTGGTTTCGGACTTGCCGCGGCGCTGCTAAGCGCCTCGGGCTTAGCCCTGGCGGCCGTGCCACATACTGCGGCGCCCAGCGGAGCGGCGGTGTACTTTATCGAGCTTGCCGACGGCGCTACGGTCGGCCAAACATTCACCGTCAAGTTCGGCCTCAAGGGCATGGGTGTGGCGCCGGCAGGTATTGACGCGCCGGCCACTGGGCACCATCACCTGCTGATCGACCTGGAGGACGCCCCGGCGATGAACCAGCCGCTGGCGATGACCGACAGCCTGCGTCATTTTGGCAAGGGCCAGACCGAGACCGAACTCAGCCTGCCGCCAGGGACACACACCTTGCAATTGCTGGTGGGCGACAACAACCATGTGCCGCTGGTCCCGCCGGTGATCTCGAAGAAAATCACGGTGACCGTGCAGTAG